Proteins encoded together in one Lepus europaeus isolate LE1 chromosome 13, mLepTim1.pri, whole genome shotgun sequence window:
- the LOC133772886 gene encoding cytochrome c oxidase assembly factor 5 has translation MPRYYEDKPEGAACAGVKEDLGACLLQSDCVLQEGKSPRQCLKEGYCKALKYSFFECKRSMLDARSRFRGRKGY, from the exons ATGCCCCGGTATTACGAGGACAAGCCGGAGGGCGCTGCGTGCGCCGGCGTGAAGGAGGACCTGGGCGCCTGTCTGCTGCAGTCGGACTGTGTGCTCCAG GAAGGGAAGTCCCCCCGGCAGTGTTTGAAGGAAGGATACTGCAAGGCTTTGAAATACTCATTTTTTGAGTGTAAAAGATCAATG CTGGACGCCAGGTCAAgattcagaggaagaaaaggataTTGA
- the UNC50 gene encoding protein unc-50 homolog, whose amino-acid sequence MLPSTSVHASAHGNGVLSSRDAARHTAGAKRYKYLRRLFRFRQMDFEFAAWQMLYLFTSPQRVYRNFHYRKQTKDQWARDDPAFLVLLSVWLCVSTIGFGFVLDMGFLETIKLLLWVVFIDCVGVGLLISTLMWFISNKYLVKRQSRDYDVEWGYAFDVHLNAFYPLLVILHFIQLFFINHVILTDTFIGYLVGNTLWLIAVGYYIYVTFLGYSALPFLKSTVILLYPFAPLILLYGLSLALGWNFTHTLCSFYKYRVK is encoded by the exons ATGTTACCCAGTACTTCCGTGCATGCGTCCGCGCACGGGAACGGGGTCCTGAGTTCCAGAGATGCAGCGAGACACACGGCTGGAGCAAAGCGCTACAAGTACCTGCGGCGGCTTTTCCGTTTCCGGCAGATGGACTTCGAGTTCGCCGCCTGGCAGATGCTCTACCTGTTCACGTCCCCGCAGAGGGTTTATAGAAACTTCCACTACCGGAAGCAGACGAAGGACCAGTGGGCCCGAGATGACCCAGCTTTCTTGGTCCTGCTGAGTGTCTGGCTCTGCG ttTCCACTATAGGATTTGGCTTTGTACTGGACATGGGATTTTTGGAGACAATAAAGCTTCTCCTGTGGGTTGTATTCATAGATTGTGTAGGCGTCGGTCTGCTGATATCAACTTTAATGTG GTTCATCTCTAATAAGTACTTAGTGAAGCGACAGAGCCGGGACTATGATGTGGAGTGGGGCTACGCCTTTGATGTGCATCTGAATGCTTTTTATCCTCTGTTAGTCATTTTGCATTTTATCCAGCTTTTTTTCATCAACC ATGTTATCCTAACAGACACATTTATTGGATATCTAGTTGGAAATACCTTATGGTTGATTGCTGTTGGCTATTATATCTATGTAACCTTCCTAGGTTATAGTG CACTGCCATTTTTGAAAAGTACGGTAATTCTTCTCTACCCATTTGCACCTCTCATTCTGCTCTACGGGCTGTCTCTAGCACTAGGATGGAACTTCACCCACACTCTCTGTTCTTTCTACAAGTACCGAGTGAAATGA